The following are encoded together in the Terriglobales bacterium genome:
- a CDS encoding heme exporter protein CcmB codes for MSELFRVTRATLAKDLRLEWRSKDAINAMLFFALLVVVIFSFSFDPTAEEARRIAGGLAWVAVLFSAIVALNQTWVRELRHQVLDAYRVSPAPANALFLGKAMGNFLFVVAIELLMAPLFIVFYDLRALGEAHQLFYVFLLGTWALVVNGTFFAAISLRTRSREVMLPLLLLPISIPAVLAMVAATTAILTGEDSPRLAILFLAVYDVVFTTVSLLLFESVLHAE; via the coding sequence ATGAGCGAACTGTTCCGCGTCACTCGTGCCACGCTGGCCAAGGACCTGCGCCTGGAATGGCGCTCCAAGGACGCCATCAACGCCATGCTGTTCTTCGCCCTGCTGGTGGTGGTGATCTTCAGCTTCTCTTTCGATCCCACCGCCGAAGAGGCGCGCCGCATCGCGGGAGGCCTCGCCTGGGTGGCGGTGCTCTTCAGCGCCATCGTGGCCCTGAACCAGACCTGGGTGCGTGAACTGCGCCACCAGGTGCTGGACGCCTACCGAGTCTCCCCGGCGCCCGCCAACGCGCTCTTCCTCGGCAAAGCCATGGGGAACTTTCTGTTCGTGGTCGCCATCGAGCTCCTGATGGCGCCGTTGTTCATCGTCTTTTACGACCTGCGCGCGCTCGGCGAAGCGCACCAGCTTTTCTACGTGTTCCTGTTGGGAACCTGGGCCTTGGTGGTGAACGGGACGTTCTTCGCCGCCATCTCGCTGCGCACCCGCAGCCGCGAGGTGATGCTGCCACTGCTGCTGTTGCCCATCTCGATCCCAGCGGTTCTGGCCATGGTGGCCGCCACCACGGCCATTCTCACCGGCGAGGATTCGCCCCGCCTCGCCATCCTGTTCCTCGCCGTCTACGATGTGGTATTCACCACCGTCTCGCTGTTACTCTTTGAGAGCGTTTTGCACGCCGAATGA